The Clarias gariepinus isolate MV-2021 ecotype Netherlands chromosome 12, CGAR_prim_01v2, whole genome shotgun sequence region acCACAttaacttcaggaaaaaagttcactttctgcctaatatatcccacccacttccagccacCATTGTAATGAGAAGGTGTACCCACTGTGAGATGGGCTAAATTataatggctagacaactgggtcagagcaacttcaaaactgcagctcttttgGGATATTCACTACATATTGATATACCTAGTGATAATGATCACTaacaaaagtgatccaaggaaggtaAACCAGTGATCTGGCAGTGGATCATGGGTGGCCAagactcactgatgcacatggggagtaaaGGCTGGCCAGTGTGGTCTGATCCGATAAAagtgctactgtagctcaaattaaggaaaatgttaatgctggttccagtAGTGCAGTACCTGAACAAATAGGACAGGACCTATTCAATAATAGGCagatggtcataatgttatggatgatcaTAACATATCTACAACTATGTCATGCTTGTTTGgcctatttttgttttttaggagttttttgaaaagaaaagaatgcaAAACAGACATAATCTCCTGGTACCACCACCTGCATCACCTAAGAAAGTCAGTGCTGGCAGCATGGATTTGCTTACAATGTTTATTGTGAACCAGATCGCATTAAAGAAAGAATATGCTGGTAAATGAAGAGTGCACATTACTgagaatatttatataatttattttattaaggaaaatttAAGATTaggaaaacaatattttttttacatttattgttgGACTGCCTGGTTAAAATAAGAAGTGCTCTAATTTGTATTTTAGGGAACACTAAAATAGCACATTTGCCTAAAACAAAAGGAATGAATAAATCTGTGGCTGGAAAGGCTTTAGAGCTGCCAATGAGTCCTTGTTCTCCATCACGTTTGAGCCTGGCAGAAAGTGAACCGCTTTTCAGGTACAGATCCTTCCATCTACAGCTTACAGTCACATAACCAACGACTAAGCTGAAACTTTTTATCAGTTTTAGTAGGGGGACAAAGAAATCTACTGTGTatttaaaatggaataaaaagtTTTCTAGCATCACTGGACAAGATACACTCTTTTGCAGACAGCTGGCCATCACTAACATTATCTCTCTCCCTACAACTCACGATCCCTTCACTGTAACTGAGATGTCCAAACTTGTTCCAGCATATACAGTCCTACTGTGCATTATGTGAACTCTATAAGGAAATTGTTTGGAGTGGAGCCCTCTAGTGGCCTGTGTGAAGCCCAGATCAATTTGGGGATAAAATACTCTATGGCTTTGTTTATATTACAAGCCACACTtttcaattagattttttggTCAGTTTGCATTTGCATGTCATGAaagttcacattcataattaaaaataagtgacttttatctgactctaatgtggacaCACCTGTCCCCTGAAATGTCACGCGTACACACATCGATACATTTTTTGCTGGCACCATATGGGTTAAAACACATCATGAGTTTATTTGAGTATAAATGCAATTTTCCTAAAAAATATGCTTGGAGTTTTGCCCTGGAGAATGGCAAGCAGTGGAAgttgaggtccagaagaaggaaaaaaaccaGATGGTTCACTTTAGCTGTATTTGAAGCTGTTGCTCTAGCACTGCTAGCACCCCATGTAAGCACAGAGGCAAAAAGTCGCATGAAAGCCGATCTgattcaagtcacatgaccataaGCCACTAATATGTATGTATCACaatctttatatatactgtatacatataattattttatgctGGTAACGTAAATGTACTCTATGTGTCCTCACCTAACATTAGTGCCTCATTTCAGTAATACTTTTGTCGCTGAGTGAACAGAGATCCATACAGATACGGTCCAAAATCTAATGAAAACACTTTTTAGGTTATTATATCATCAAAGTGGACTAAATTTTGCTTTTACTACATTCATTTTAAGAGGAAGAGACTTACCACTTAATGATACACatacactttatttataaaaacaaaccagGTTGTACAGTACCAATTTGTTATTCCATatttataaatagtaaatatcaTACATTTCCTCTGTtgatttttctctttattgGTTGGCAAaccaacaaattaaaaaatgttttttggccTTTTTGCTCATCCTCGTGTCATTGTTTGTGCGCTTGCTGTTGTTCGTGCCTGCAATCCCTGCGATGTAAGAATGTTATTCTTTGCTTGTCAGTTACATTGACTCAAGAAAGCCAACCAATTTATTATGCTTTATAACAGTGGGAGTAATTTCGATATATAATTCTTATATGAAATTTGGGGTGGGTTGTACATGCCAGTTTTGATTATTATGagattccaaccactcagctcCAACTCACATGTTAATTATGCCTGTGCTTTGGCCATATGTTGTATGCAGAaagttaatattaaaatgtcacACCCATAATGCTGTTACTGTTActctatttacatttttttttagtgaccAGTCACTgagtttgaagaaaaaaaaccccggCCTCCTAGATGAATTCAAGTTTAAGACGGTGAGAGCTAATATAAAACAAGTTACTCTGGGAGGGCTTTATTACCATAGACCACCTTCATTATCCTTGGTTTCATGTTTagttttcagatatttatataacatataagtattttgttaatgtaattttaacttAAGCATATGGTAATGGTAATATACACCCTAAGCTGTCACTGGAAAGCAACCTGTCTGACAATAGCACTTCAGCCTGTCACGGGGTTCAGAGCAGTGTCGGTTCCTTTTCTTCAACCTCGCCATCCTTATCAGAGTCCTTCAAACTCAGGTCCAGACCAGCTGCACACATCGCCTCTTCACCACCAACAGAGTCACACTGCATAAACTATGCTCAGGTAAATCCTGACATATCAAGCCGTCAATTAAATGGAGATGCAAAGAAGCTTAAATGTCAGGCTCACTGTAGCTCACTCACTCAATTATTCACTTACATTGAAGAGACAGTAGATTCTCCACAAGGGGGAAGCAATTATTTAAGTAACCTTTGCATATGTCATtattaaaagagagaaaagtgatATAAATATGTACCAGGGGATTGGATGAattattgcatttttgttttcattaagtgtgtgtgtatgagattaAAAGCCCCAAACACAAACCTTAAATTtagtttactgtatattcagtacaatatgtttccagttttacaaaaagaaaagaaattatttagTAAGTAGAAGTATCCTATTGATAAAACCAAAATACTCCAAAATACCTAAAGCTAGCCAACTAAATCTTTTTAAACCCCTGCTAATGTATCACTAGGTAGTATAACTCAGTCAGAGAAAAGTGCTTAACATATCTCTATACATGAGCTCACACATCCCCACTGATTGGCGTCTGTCATTGTCTGTCATTGTGATTGAAAGGGAAGGGAGTGAATGTCCTTCCTCTCACCCAGAAAGCATGGCTAATTTTGCCTCCTTTGCTCTCAGCCATTTCTAAACCTGGATGACACTACAGATTTACTTCAGTCTTCAAACAGAAACCATGGATAgagttgtatatttttattggaTCGTAGGCAATCCGCCCACTTCCATGTATTTTAGGGAGAACATGTGAAACAacattcaagtcatttttcttattttttaggAAGGTGTGAAACTGagaacaggcaaaaaaaaaggaaagcattGGGATATGTcttttattgtacatttatttgtaaactGATATTTACCAGTTTTTAAGACTACTTATGCAAAAAATGGTTTATGCTTGTTTTCCAGCCAATGGATATGTCTGAGTGTAATCCTTGGACTGTGCCTTTTCAAACAGAGGCCTCCCAGGCTGGCTTTGCagatggagtccagtttgtgaGCACCTTTCATAGGTGAGATGAACTTTAAACAAGATTAGTAGAATCCAGCAGTAGCAGCAAAATTGTCAGAGTCAATAGTTTTTGCATCTATAGAAGTAAAAAACACTGACACTTCTGTATTTCAGGATGAACCTGCAGAGTGCATAGGGATAAATCTGTGtgccattttaaattaatttgatcGAACACTAAAatgctttgggtcattaagATGATCCAAACCAGACATTAGGAAAGAAATTAcatatgattaatttttattatggggagtgtaaatttttttcttctttttacgaTATTGTTTCATTTTCAGGTTATTAtcaatagtgttttttatttatttatgtaatgctGCTACTTATACTGAGATAAAAGGTGTCTCCAATAATTGTTTGAAAATAGCAGAGAAAGCAGTGGGCCTTCCATCCAGTCAACTGAAAACCCATTTCATAATTTAGAGATGAATAGCCAAGAAGAAAGACCACCCTTTTTTGGACTTATCAATGGAGGTGAAGGTACATGACCTGTTTATCAGGAGTGTATTTGGTTTTGCCATGCCTGatatatgttaaaaaacaaatatttaacttAAAAGAATAAAggttaacattttttaagatAGTGAAGAGTAATAGGCGGTAATATGTAATAGTAAAATGTATTGTTTAGGCATAAAAAAGACATGGGGCAAAAGGTTAAATAATCAGACCTCATGTAATAAGCTGAGTGAAGTCCACTTGTTTGAAAAGGGTCacatgattttaatttaaatagacCTGGGGCCTGGTATGTTCCTGGGAGAGCATATGTAAACAAATAGGATCATGATGACCAAGTTGCTATCAAAATAAGTCTATGAGAGAGTTCTGGGAAAGGATCAATCAGGGGTTAGCTATTAAAAATATTCCACACTGCTCATGATTCTGAGCACACCATCTGTACAATGAACCGTGGTTGTGATAGCATCATTTCAAGAAACAGCTTGGGCCTTCGGTTGCTTGTCTACTTAATGCCCTCTTACATGGTCATTGACATTTGGTGATTGGCTTTCTCTAGGCAGAATCAGATTTAATGGTATTCTCGGTTTCGGATGTATTTTTTATGATGATTCATCCCAATTTACACATATAAGCTATTTTGTGAGGCTTCATGACATACAATCCTGACTAAAGTTCATCTGCAGCTACTCTAAcaataaaatgtagaaaaaactAGTGTAAGGAGCATGCATATTTACACAATGCACTGTACACTAAAGGTGTATGCAGTGATTACAGTGGTGCACAACAGCACTGTAGATGGTGTCTTCAGATACTCAGGCATAGGCCATGCAACTTCTTCATCCAATTAAGTTATTGTGTAGTGTTCTAAAAAATATTAGTGACTAAggtgttttaatattaatagggtatgtgaatttattttctcttcTACTGTCTATTGTAGACATTTCTGGTAAGAAAACAAAGCCCTGTTTTCAGACGGAGAACCCGGATGCCCCCACAAGATCTCAGTTAGTTGATTTATGAAATAcagttatattaaataaaaaaaatactttataatatatttgtctttgtgacttgtgctttttttttttttacagcaaagACTGCAGTATCGATTTGTTATCTCAGGTAACAGTGCTGTTTATTTTAAGTCATTTACTTAAATTGATTTATATATGCTGCTTTATTTAATTCTCCCATAGGCCACTTCAGTATTTGAGCATATTAACTTACTGTATTGACAACTTGTTGCCTTTTAAGTATATGTCCAGTTTTTATGGCACTAGCTTGaaaggcgttttttttttaaatactcttGCTTGCTTATTTATTACTAGTAGACtacaaaatgtacaaacaaacaaacaaaaacagagcaTCTTTGTTTACAGAGCCACTTAAATGTATCTGCAATTTGGTACCATATTCTTCAAGCTTATAATGTATTGCATTAgctaaattgtatattttttgttaaagagTGGTTCCTTTGAAGactgatgtttgatgttttctttttatccttttgttttaaagcacGTGTCTAGATGTGCTGACTGCAGACCCTGTAAGTTTTATTCTTAAATCTTAAGCTTATTGTGCCTGGCTGACTTTTTAAAGATTCTAAGGAAGTTTGTTCTCACAGGCAGAGTACATAGAATTATTTCTGAGCATGTCTGTGAATCATCAGTAACCTGTTCTTGTGAAGAAGGCTGTGTCACCTCAGATGATGCAACAAACTCTGttccatctctccaaaacattTTAGTAAGTTGTTTCATGGTCCTTGAtagaatataatttttaaaaaatcaatattgaagtgtaaaataaatttatttgatGATATTCATGATTTAAATTGATatatattcatgtatttataCACCTGTTCGAGTTTATTTAGATTATTGAGTTCATTTATTGgttttgatttttattatttaagtttccTTATTCTGAAAACAGTACCTCTGTATGTATGTTGTCATAGGAAAAAGGACACAAGCAAGATGGCGATTCTTACATGTGCCTGTCCCTTTCTAAGGACATTATGAGGACAAGTCAAAATTGTCCATCAGGGATGAGTGCTCCAACAAGAGTTCTGCCCTGCAACCAGTCAATGATGTGTAGGGAGAGTAAAGCCCATGGGATTACAAAAGCCTTGAAAAGGATCAATTATGAACGGGACTGTGAGAAAGATCAGTTTGTTCCCTCTTGTCTGCAGACTAATACAGAAAGTGGTAGAACACGTAAGAAAGCATCTCCTAGGGTACAAGACAAGGCAACGCAGACTGCAAGTTTTTGCGGTTTGATTACTCAAGATGCCTCTGTGCAGTGTTGTCTTTTGAAAGCACCTAAGATGGGTATCATCACTACGGCCACAGCTCACAATCACCACAGTAAGAGAGACAAAGCTCATGCCACTAGGAGGCAGACTTGTCACAGCAGTGAAAAACATGGTAGTAATCACTTTGCTCAGTCAGAAATCCATAAGGTGAAGAGAAACACCTCCTGGATGATGTCTAAAACAGAGCTTACAAAGCAAGGTCCGGAAATGTTCATAGGTCGTGAAGGTTTGAGCAAATCTGAGAACCAGGCAAgcataaaaaagcatttaatacCGCCCTGCTTTCAGACAAATGCCCCAGGTATTAATAACTAACTCATTGCAACATGAAATCACAGGGtttttaaactattattatGATTAGTTTGAAACCGATGTCGGTTATGCATGGCATTGTAAGTAATAGTGTATAATTTGTCAgtgagcatatatatatatatatatatatatatatatatatgaaagtctGTAGACTGTAATAGAAATACTTTCCTTTTGTAGAGCTAAAGGAGAAGTTATCAGAGAACATGGTGTTGAGAGGAGAAAAGTGTGAAGGTCatgaggaggagtgtgtgaATCAGAACCCCCCTGTGAACTCAGAGGAACATGACACTCCCTTTACTGCTGAAACAGGTGGAGACGGTGAATCTGAGGAGAAGGGAAAGCTTAAAGAAATCGCAGACATCTTGCTCATGCTGCAGCAGAAAAATAAGCATCCATAAAAATGTGAGACCGATGACTCAGCGCTGTTTTGTATTGTTGTGTTGAAAGTTAGCATCTGTTCTCAGATGGTTTATAGCTGTATGTGTCACATTGCCTTTCGTTTGGATGACtaagttacagtacagtacactggAGATAAATACTGAAAACCAAAAACTTACTTTAAACAGTGGAcaactttttattgtttaaatattcaAATGTCATGAATATTTTTCATAGAATATAAATCTAGCAAAACATTTAGAGCAACAGTAATTAAATGAACACTATACACATATTTATATTCACTAGTTTTTTGTTGATCATAAAAACAcagtttaataataatcataataataataataatagtagtagtagtagtaaaagtACTCATTTTACATAGAAAACACCCACACTCCCACACCCACTATATAGATTCAATCTCTCTCCTCAAAGTAACACAATGACCTGTTGACTTTAAAGCGTTCTCAGTTCTCAAACACATACTCAAACACTTGGCACACTCTAAACGTCTGTTAAATAAAACTCTGTCACAAAGTCCTAATAAAGTCCTGGCCTTTAATATACTTTCCTGAAGCAGTCTCTCCTTCACTGCAATAATCAGAACTGTTATGAGCATCCCTGCTCTATAGAGTGCTTCTCCGTTTCGGAGACTTGGCATACTTCAAACATGAAAACACAGTTAAGTTACCTGTTTGTGCTAAcagtaaacaaacacacaatacaTACTCAACAGTAATAGCATTTAAATGAGCTTGTGTTAGGTTTGCTTGATATTGGTGCTTTTACAAAACCCATCAACTGCTTTGTTGCACATATAGGCACAATATGTCTGCTTGGCACTTTTCTATGTGTACCAAACTACCAAGGTGTATACTCACAAGcagtacaatataaacaaaacatcGGATATTACACTACTTGTCAAAACAGTTTCCACTTTGTTACATGGATGAGAGTTATGAGATGCAAAGCCATTTGTACACAAGGCTGTGAAGGAAGACTAAATGAAACTGAGCCAAATCATCTGAGAAgtacagatataaaaaaaaaaaacagattaaaaaggAGATAAAACACTATGAAGGAAGTGAAGTAGTTTTGGTTCATCTCAAAAAGACTACCTTTTGAACAAATCACTTCCAATGCTCTCAGCTCCAATTACAGGAAACAACAGAAGACATAATCCAGGTTACACCCCATGTGTGATATGCTACTGAattcaaaaattttaattttgccAGAATCATGCTAAAAATGTTCACAGAAATTAAACTGAACATTGTGATGAGAACAAGTTCCCAATTCCAAAGCCTAGCATCTTTACAAAAACGCAAGACTAAAATAGTTGACTGACTATTGTTCTGTACACACACCTCATTTTACTGCAGAGCACAAAAAACTGTTGTGTAACATCTTTCAGCATACTTTGAGCACTGCTGCATTAATTCGTAGTATACCATAACTTAGACACTTTAAATTCTCAGATATCTCACAATAGCAGGCATATGGTTGTATGTTTGGATATGTTTGTTCCATTATCCTTTAAAGTGACGTGCTGTATTTGTAAGATGCAGCCTGACTGCTACAGATGCAGCTGGTTTCATGGTGGGATGAAGCTAAAAAGGGATTCCTTCCTACTCTCTTCATAAGCCATGTGCAGAGCTGAGAGAGGATCTACTGGGCGTTCTTAGAACTTTCACCTGAGGTTTATTCCACGTCTGAACCATCATTGTCTGACAGGTGGTAATTTGATCCTTTAACCCGGATGTACTCCACTTGCCGGCCCTCATCTGAGTCCGAAGCGCCACAGGAGCACAGTCGACTTTCGAACAACGACTCGATCTCCTCTAGCCGGCGGCCTTTCGTCTCAGGGAGACATCcgtaaacaaagaaaaagcccAGCACAGCAAGACTTGAGTACAGAAAAAATGCACctggaaaaaaacagagagatcTCACTCAAAGCTGAGAAACAAGAATGATAAGTCAGAAATACTGAGGGacatttcttattatttaataatatcttcTTTTAGGGCCAAAATAAATATCAGCTTTTGGTATCTAAtaaacaatacagaaatcacaACAACATCTGAATTTTAGTTAAGAAAAATGAATTTGTAAAACCTAAACTAAAATCTCAGAGGTGATGAATCAAAacatggacaatatttcatcaAGAGACCTGTCACCTGATGTAGATGGTGtctgattatttttcttaattttaagtGAAGGTTAATTAAAGTTATTAACAGACACATAGACTTGGGCTCTGGTGGcctatttttcagatttttaataataattgtaccATAGTAGGTAAGGTATTGGGCTATGTGTAGAAAGGTCAGGGACACCAGCACGTTGAAGGTCCAGTTCACTCCAGCTGAGCAGGCATTGCCTGTGCTTCTGGCCCACAGTGGATAAATCTCTGAGTTAATGGTCCATGGCATTGGGCCCAGACCTGaaagacatgcttttttttaaagatctaacaaaaaatctataaaaatacatttagctAAACaaccaaaattaaataaagggcAACTCATTGGATGGAAAATAAAGCAAGTTATctaaatacacatttaaattttaattaattcaaaatGTTTCATTAGTGGTTTAAATCAACTACTTTTACCCCGAGACTGCTTACCTGGAGCAAAGAAAGCCAAGTAAAGAACAAGACCCAGGAGAACTAGCCAAGAGTAAGAGGTTGGGCAAAAATTATAAGCCCAAAAACTGTGATTTGGAGATTGTGTTGAGTTAGAGCACCTGCAACACAGTTAAAAGTGACAGTTAACCATAAGGCAGTGTCACACTTTATCTGACAGAAAAGGGAAAATGAGTCACATTTTGCTTAAAATGAAAGGGATGTGTGACATCAAGTATCATCTAATGTCACTGTAGCGTGCTGCTGTGCTTTAGTGCAGAATCTCAACATGCAAAGGCAAACTCGGGCTTACACGCTCAGATGCTGATTATGACTCACCTGCCCCACGCTGCTTTCTCTGTGGAGGCCTGATTGACTGGCACGCAGGAGGAAGCGAACACAGCAGTACTGTTCTGCTGGTAGCAAAAACCGCAGCCTGGATCCAGCATACATAGTTCACATGACCTGGAGCAAAAGtaaagacaaacaagtctgtGCTTCTAGGGAGTACAGAATCTCAGAACTGGatattgtgaaaataaaagtgcaatgtctttctttttttacttaacaCTTTATTTCAAGGAattataatgcttttttttttttttttaacttttccgAAGTTTTCAACATCTTCATATGAGTTCCACAAAGGTCAGCGAAAACAACAATTAGAGACTATAGTACTATATTAGTACTGTACACATCAAAACTAGCAAACTGACGTAATGGACAGTAATGTTTTTCTCCAGTTTTGTTGAGTGctataacaaatttaaaaccccTTTAAATATAAATCTTACTTGAAATATGAAATTCTGATTAAAAATCAGTTGTAAGTATGAAGcatctaaaatatattaaaaaaaaccccaTCTTTCTGGACACATAAAGGAGACAGAGCAGTGGGTAGACTGGACAACAATGAAAAAGCATGAATGCCCAGATTGGCTTGTTTTTTTGCAACAGCAAACCATTCAGCCTCCATTACAGCATAATGATCCAGTGTTGTTTCATCAGCTCGGTGGTATGAGAGTAAATTGGGACAGAGAgagcagtctctctctctctcttcctttctctctttctctctcatggCTTCGGTTTGCAGGGCCACATGCTGTGGAAGCCCTATTACCACAGCATTAGGAGACCAAAGGAAGCACAGTGGCCATGTTTGATCCTAACTATGCAGAGGAAAGTCCATTACTACAGCACTTCACAGCCCTCACAGATTCAAGGGTAAGTTCAGCATCAAGGTTTTAATGGATGGTTAATGGATGATTTAGGGAAATATAACAAATTTCGAAAGTGCCGTGTCAGGAGTTGTTAACTTGTgcacccatccatccattcattctttcattaattcatttatttattagacgTAAATAATTCATAAACCATAATCTGGCACTAGACTAGCCCATTTCAGCCAGCAATCTCTGTGCAGCACCAGCACACCTGATGCCACTTGTCAGCTAATCAACCCTTGATTAAATGATTCACTTGTGTTGTCAGGAGATTAATGGAAATCCATGCAATAAGAACATTTGTTTGTAATCAGAGTGAATTTGAGAAGGCAattaattatttcctttttgGTAATTTGCACGATATAAGTGACAAGTCATTATATTCCagacaaattaaaatgtgaaCTTTTAACTGAACCTGGCTTCACTTCCTACAGCAGCGGTATTCAACTAAAGTAcactactgtgcaaaaatcCTAGACACTGTGTTATCGTTAGTACATATCACTATAAAGTAATAATAGTACTATATTACTATTAGTAGCAACagagttttcattttttacaaGCATTTACAAGCGTTTTTACAGCAATTTTGacttgtatattttattactctCTAGCCCTCTTCGTAGAAGTTTctatgttagtttttttgtttgttttcatctAATAACTGGTCTGTAATTTAATATGTTGCTTcctttacaggcatgcaaatctcctctatcccaggagacttagagcacgaggtggggaacaccctggacggggtgccaatccatcataggacacactcacacgcttCTTCACaagctacaggcaatttgggaacgccaattatcctaacctgcatgtctttggacagtgggaagaaactggaatacccgtagaaacccaccaagcacagggagaacatgcaaactccatgcacacaggtgggaattaaaataatgatatttatttcttaacatT contains the following coding sequences:
- the LOC128534730 gene encoding uncharacterized protein LOC128534730, producing MGGQDSLMHMGSKGWPEFFEKKRMQNRHNLLVPPPASPKKVSAGSMDLLTMFIVNQIALKKEYAGNTKIAHLPKTKGMNKSVAGKALELPMSPCSPSRLSLAESEPLFSDQSLSLKKKNPGLLDEFKFKTLSLESNLSDNSTSACHGVQSSVGSFSSTSPSLSESFKLRSRPAAHIASSPPTESHCINYAQPMDMSECNPWTVPFQTEASQAGFADGVQFVSTFHSRESSGPSIQSTENPFHNLEMNSQEERPPFFGLINGGEDISGKKTKPCFQTENPDAPTRSHKDCSIDLLSQHVSRCADCRPLTCSCEEGCVTSDDATNSVPSLQNILEKGHKQDGDSYMCLSLSKDIMRTSQNCPSGMSAPTRVLPCNQSMMCRESKAHGITKALKRINYERDCEKDQFVPSCLQTNTESGRTRKKASPRVQDKATQTASFCGLITQDASVQCCLLKAPKMGIITTATAHNHHSKRDKAHATRRQTCHSSEKHGSNHFAQSEIHKVKRNTSWMMSKTELTKQGPEMFIGREGLSKSENQASIKKHLIPPCFQTNAPELKEKLSENMVLRGEKCEGHEEECVNQNPPVNSEEHDTPFTAETGGDGESEEKGKLKEIADILLMLQQKNKHP